One genomic region from Antedon mediterranea chromosome 3, ecAntMedi1.1, whole genome shotgun sequence encodes:
- the LOC140043794 gene encoding fibrinogen-like protein A — protein sequence MFYILYSFTVILGTFVFHCNISMTSGKSCMRSAIFENQRNLLKSKEIDSVFSTTRKRSATRCSLLCLSLTPDCQSFRYDITSKSCELSGRLGLEKTSSHRAYTLRPAVKDCQDILGIGGSGLYPIAKTGRNALLVYCDMDTGEGGWTVFQRREDDSLNFYRYWEEYKNGFGNVCGEFWLANDNIHEMTSSGKYNLRIDMKTDSGEAYYSVYESFRISNEGDDYTLEVGDQLNGNTVDVMMNHRGQGFTTRDVDNDNIAHNCAEEHEGAWWYHSCHICNLNGKYGSTFQCFTGSSTRENLRWSEMKIKRN from the exons atgttttacatATTGTACAGCTTCACTGTGATACTTGGTACCTTTGTATTTCACTGTAATATCTCAATGACATCAG GTAAATCCTGTATGCGATCTGCAATTTTTGAGAACCAACGGAATTTGTTGAAATCAAAAGAAATTGATTCGGTATTTTCTACTACTAGAAAAAGAAGTGCAACTCGATGTTCTCTGTTGTGTTTGAGTCTTACTCCTGACTGTCAATCATTTCGCTATGACATCACATCAAAATCATGTGAATTATCTGGGCGTTTGGGATTGGAAAAAACAAGCAGTCACCGGGCGTATACACTACGGCCAGCA GTGAAAGATTGCCAGGATATTTTGGGAATCGGTGGAAGCGGATTATACCCAATTGCCAAGACTGGTAGAAACGCATTGCTTGTGTACTGTGATATGGATACTGGCGAAGGAGGATGGACG GTTTTTCAGCGGCGTGAGGATGATTCACTGAATTTTTATCGGTATTGGGaagaatataaaaatggttttggAAATGTGTGCGGCGAGTTCTGGCTGGCAAATGACAATATACATGAGATGACGTCATCTGGAAAGTACAACCTTCGAATTGATATGAAAACGGATTCTGGTGAAGCATACTATTCAGTATACGAATCCTTCAGAATCAGTAATGAAGGTGATGACTACACTTTGGAAGTCGGCGATCAACTAAACGGCAACACGG TTGATGTGATGATGAATCATCGAGGGCAAGGTTTTACGACACGTGATGTAGATAACGACAATATAGCTCATAATTGTGCTGAAGAACATGAAGGCGCCTGGTGGTATCACAGTTGTCAcatatgtaatttaaatggaaagTATGGATCTACATTTCAGTGCTTCACTGGAAGTAGTACGAGGGAAAATCTGAGATGGtcagaaatgaaaataaagcgtaactag
- the LOC140045135 gene encoding fibrinogen-like protein A — protein MFYILYSFTVIFGTFVFHCNISMTSGKSCMRSAIFENQRNLLKSKEIDSLFSIRTRSATRCSLLCLSLTPDCQSFRYDVTSKSCELSGRLGLEKRGSHRAYTLRPAVKDCQGILGSGGSGLYPIAKTHRNALLVYCDMDTGEGGWTVFQRREDGSLDFYRSWEEYKNGFGNVCGEFWLGNDNIHEMTSSGKYNLRIDMKTVSGEAYYTVYDTFRIGNEGDDYTLEVGDQLNGNTVDVMIRHRGKGFTTRDVDNDVKSNNCAKEYEGAWWYYSCYICNLNGKYGTTFQCFTGSSTREKLRWSEIKIKRN, from the exons atgttttacatATTGTACAGCTTCACTGTGATATTTGGTACCTTTGTATTTCACTGTAATATCTCAATGACATCAG GTAAATCCTGTATGCGATCTGCAATTTTTGAGAACCAACGGAATTTGTTGAAATCAAAAGAAATTGATTCGCTATTTTCTATTAGAACAAGAAGTGCAACTCGGTGTTCTCTGTTGTGTTTGAGTCTTACTCCTGACTGTCAATCATTTCGCTATGACGTCACATCAAAATCATGTGAATTATCTGGACGTTTGGGATTGGAAAAAAGAGGCAGTCATCGGGCGTATACACTACGGCCAGCA GTGAAAGATTGCCAGGGTATTTTGGGAAGCGGCGGAAGCGGTTTATACCCAATTGCCAAGACTCATAGAAACGCATTGCTTGTGTACTGTGATATGGATACTGGCGAAGGAGGATGGACG GTTTTTCAGCGGCGTGAGGATGGTTCACTGGATTTTTATCGGTCTTGGGaagaatataaaaatggttttggTAATGTGTGCGGTGAGTTCTGGCTGGGAAATGACAATATACATGAGATGACGTCATCTGGAAAGTACAACCTTCGAATTGATATGAAAACGGTTTCTGGTGAAgcatactatacagtatacgaCACCTTCAGAATCGGGAATGAAGGTGATGACTACACTTTGGAAGTCGGCGATCAACTAAACGGCAACACGG TTGATGTGATGATACGTCATCGAGGGAAAGGTTTTACGACACGTGATGTAGATAACGACGTTAAGAGTAATAATTGTGCTAAAGAATATGAAGGCGCCTGGTGGTATTACAGTTGTTAcatatgtaatttaaatggaaagTATGGAACTACATTTCAGTGCTTCACTGGAAGTAGTACGAGGGAAAAGCTGAGATGgtcagaaataaaaataaagcgTAACTAG